GTTCCATCTGATTGCAAAGCAGGATTGTTCCCTGCTTTTCTTAGTATTGGGCTAATCTAAAATGTAATTCGTTTAAAGATGAGCATATAAATGTTTGATAGCCTGAcataaaaatgagtaattttCTTTAGAGGAACTGATTGCTTTTCAGTCAGAACTTGTTATCAAAATAAAGGGTTTATTTCATCCAAgattaatgataaataaaaatatcaaagatacccattgtctgttttctgtcttcGTCTGTTTTCACAGTGCCTCAAATTCCTAACccaatcatattttctttctacccACACCCTAGCACATAAATTTCAGAgtctgtctctgcttctttcGTATATATACAGCAATAACTAGGGCAGAAGTGCTCAGTAATTTTTAGTTTGAGAACCTCTTAACAACTAAAAATGTCACCACCAGATGCTATTGTCATAAGCATTCAGTATTTGAGAAAACACATGTATGTCATAATAGGACCCCTACCTGCAGTTTAGCCACTAAATTCATATTATATAAACAGCTCTGAATTTTTACTATACTATTTCCCCTTAAGGGTAAGtccataaaatgaatttaaagggCCAGGCAACTCCCATAGAGCAAATCTCTCCCTGAACCTTAACCCAAGGAAAATACTATTTCTAGTAGGAGACTAGTTTCTGTGTTTTGCTTGATTTTGATAACTTCAGAGTAAGAAAGCCTgaagaagttttcttttcttttttttctttttttccactttatccTCATTTAGGtatgctgttttcttcctttagcaCAAGTCACACTACTGTTTGAATTTATGTACAAGTAACTTATGTTGTAAACCCATTTTCAGCAGTTTCAGGCAAAATGAATTGGTAGACTATTGTAGAATCTTAAACTTCATGCTTTGAACTTTTAGCCGGCAATATATCAGTTAGGTTAGATCATGTTATCAcctacaggcatacctcagagatattgaaGTTTCATTTCCGGACCACAATAAAAGCATGTCTCGAAATAGAGCCAGTCATAAACTTTTTGCTgttggagggtcttgccttcaatttgtaaaaaaacgcaacatctgtgaagcacaataaaacgaggtatgcctgtattgaGTAGAGTGTAAGAAATCAGACCTACTGTATTAGATACTGCTTTTACTCACATAAAAAGAGGTTAGGTGATACAGAGGTGGTTGTACAACATGatgaatgtaataaaaaaattcattgtaCAAGGAGTAAATTCAGACATGAAGGAGCTTGACATGGACCTAGAGATAAGCAAACACagtgacctttgaacaacacagggtTTAGAGGCGCCCACCTTCCTTCCACACTGTAActacagtcagccctctgcataCACGGATTCTCAGCCAcagagttgacccttgaacaatggaGGTTTGAACTGCGTTGACCAGTTGAACTGCAGTCAATTGAAAAAAACTCTGTGTATAAGTTtgaacccatgttgttcaagggtcagctgtacatGGAATGGGCTACAAAGTTGAGAGACTGAGGAACTAAGCGgttattaaaaatttgttttcactttggcctttttaatgttttcttaaaacaatttgCTTTTTGTAAAATCACTTAAGTCTTGCAGGCCATCCATTTAAGCAATTATTTGCCTTCACTGTTATCTGAAAACATTAGATGAATCTAAGCTGTTCtcagctgtttttgtttgtttgtttgttttattggggaacagtgtgtttctccagggcccatcagctccaaatcattgtccttcagtctagttgtacaGGGTGCAGCCCAGGTCCAAGTCTAGTCactattttcaatctttgttgcagggggcgcagcccaccatcccatgtgggaattgaaccagcaaccttgttgagagcccgcactctaATCAATTGAGCCAGCCAGCTGCCCTCAGctgttttttagtttttcttcccctcttccgcctccccccaccccactccgtttattaaacattaaaatcattttggggggaaaatggagATTTCTGGTTGCTCAATGTATCATGTACATAGTAGTAATAGTTGCTCTCACTAAGAGAGAATGACTGATTAACTGTATTGTTCTTTTAAGGTTAAAAACTACAACTAACGCCAGCCATGAAAGATCCAAGTCGCAGCAGTACTAGCCCAAGCATCATCAATGAAGATGTGATTATTAACGGTCATTCTCACGAAGATGACAATCCATTTGCAGAGTACATGTGGATGGAAAATGAAGAGGAATTCAACAGACAAGTTAGTTTTGTGTACAGACATGTTCTTTTTCATACCCCATGAGAGCCCTCAAATAATGTACTTGTcccaaaatgtgtttttcatctGGTCccttatacagagggtgccaaaaaaatgtatgcacattttaagaaaggaaaaactgtattaagattacactgatggtaaacactttgagcgcctcttgtaattgcagaggtcaaatgTGACtcgtatccatcttttgttatcggtatatattgagtattacaagttcagtacagttttttcctttcttaaaatgtgtatacatttttttggcaacttcGGTCTTTGAAATATATGAATGTATGTGCCACCACTTCTGTTTTACCTGGATGCTGATTACTACCAGGTTAGGGAGCTATTTTCATGGTTCCACCCCAGAGATTAAGCTTTAGGAGGACTAGGTAGAGCCTGGGAAACTTGTTTCTCAAAAGTTCCCAGATGGTTCCAGTGAGCAATCAGGTTTGGAAACTACTGCCCCAACACGAGTCATACTGCTCTCTTGCAGTGAAAATCAGAATAAGAATCAAGAGCAGATGGGCACAAGCGCTAGGGTGCAGAATTGTTCTGTTTTTCACATTAGATTTTCTCAATGTAATCAGCCTCAAAAATCTGATATCGCTATTCTCTTTAGAGAATTCTCCTATATTGATAAATGTTGTCTTTTATTCCCGTATTTCTGGTATCTGTTCCCATCTTCCATCATTTCCTCCCTGATTATGGCTTTGGTAATAAGTAGCCAGCTTGATGTTACCATACCAGTCAAGAATAGTCGAGGGTAAAACAGTGAAGTCTTATTTCAATGAGAGTcagttgggtttttgtttgtttgtttgttttttaattacctgTGTCCTGACcgactctaaaaatatttttcagtcatttttggtAGGTTTAAGGTTTTACAGTTTTAAAGTATCACAAGTAATTCTGGCATGCATTCCTCAATGAGAGCACTCCTTTATTTGTTACTTCTTCCCCTCTACCCTCAATGGAAGAAAGTATATTCTGCTAAGACAAGTAAAGACTTAGCAAAACCCTAAACAGATCTTCTCAGGTCTTAtggtaaacattttctttccttaggacacaagcagaagaggaaatgcaacagtatttttttaaatggttcaaGATAATTTAAGCTGTTCCTAGTGCTGTCTTACCAAGTATGCTATAAATTAtcctttatttattataaatctagATAGAAGAGGAGTTATGGGAAGAAGAATTTATTGAACGCTGTTTCCAGGAAAtgctggaagaggaagaagaacatGAATGGTTCATTCCAGCACGAGATCTCCCACAAACTATGGACCAAATCCAAGACCAGTTTAATGACCTTGTCATCAGTGACGGCTCTTCTCTGGAAGATCTTGTggtaaaaagttatttttcatcttttttaaaccTAGCTCATCTTTCCCATAAGTGGAAAAGCTAGCAACCATCTGTTTAAGAAGAGTTCTACATCTCTTCCCCTTCAGAAATTGTACTTCTTTTTACTGTGGAAGCAGAGCCTCCCAGTCTTACTTATGACATGGAGTGACTTCTGGCCACACTCGAGTTAGTCTAAGACTAACCGACTTCTTTTCACTGCTTTTAGGTTTGGTAACTATGTTGCCCTAGGATATGTAAATATCTTAAAGTATTGAGCCAAAAGACGTACACAGTATGTCTATGTGACTTGCCCATACTAAAGTAGCTTGATGGAGAGGTGTTGTTCTTCAATTTTGTCTTATACATTTGGTGAAATTTGCAACATTTTATCTGAAAGGTAAAATTTTGGAAATTCTATTTTTCCTGAATTCAGGATTTTCATTAATTCCTTTTGGAACTATGATTTAATAAGGACTTTTACAGGCTctttgcagaaaaggaaaaaaacctattttcacttttaattatcTGAGTGTCTCGTTGCTAATGGTATATTTGTAGTAAAAAGTTTTCTTAGGAATTGTGATAACTTAGCACCAGCACTAGAGTAGAAACTAATGAGTTCCTTCActaaatttaagataaaataatttaaagtcagAATGTTAACCTGTCCATATTGACAGTCTAGTTGCTTCTACAGGGTCTCTGGAATTTACCCCTTAAACTCGGAAGTACTTTTTGCAGTTGTCTTCTATTCACTGTTCAGTGGTTTCCTAACCTGGCTGTGCATCATAATTACCTAtgtagcattaaaaacaaaaaaagttcatTAGCTACATCTCAGACCTACAGAATCAATCGTTGAGGcaagtttatttttagaaagtacGCCCAGAGAATACTGCCAGCTTGCCCTATTAGGCATTTGGAAACTTCTTCTAAAGGACTGTATAGAGAACACTGAAATTTATATCGTGCTGTAGTGTGTGTTGCAGTGAATGACAGTAACCCACAGAGCAGATGTGTCATCTGAATAGTCTGTTGGGATATGCTTGCTTATGGCTACGTAAGTCACTCCACAAATCCTGGTTGCTCTGATACGTAAAGCCTTTTGCTAGGTATAATATATAACTTAAATCTGGAATCAGTATAAATCCATTGTCTAGAAACTGGTTTGTTCAACTTGGTCTATTTGAGATTACTTTAATTCATTCTCATTATTTTGTAGCTGCCAAAGATTGCACATTCAAGAACactgctttttttatttaaacctcacaCTTTTGGGAGGGGGGGGTtgacagtgtgagggatataaatgataaacgtctaagtattactttgtcttgtgcacttgaaactaatttaaaaaattaataaataaaataaaaaaataaaaagctcacacttttaaagtttataatataTCTTTCCCTTGAGAGAAGGGAGACTGTCCTGTACAAAGAAATGGTGTGTATAGATTATGAAACTAAGATTAAAGTATTGCTCCAATATGTTGGTTAATGTGCTTTGGTCTTAAAGTAAGTGACATAGGGGACTCAGAATCAGTCTAAAAACCTGCCAGCACGCCTACATTTCCAGCCCTGGAATCCATCCtggtttctttttgtctttttcaactTGCATTCCAAGATGCAGTAGAGGAAAGTCTTCAGATATTCCCTATATGCTGACATGTCTGCTTAGGAAAGTAAAGATTTAGAGATACAGAGTAATCGTGGTACAAGTCTCTAAGACTCTTAGAGACTTTAGCCCGTACTTCCCCTAACTGATGCAAAACTGGAGTCTCAGAGAAAGTGACGTGCCAGGCTCACTTAGGAAGTTAGGGGCAGAACTGGGGTTCCAACTTGGGTCTTCTGACTCCCcgtgtagttttcttttcctattataTACCATGCTTCCTGTGGGAATTAGAATACAGCAATTGTAGAAAGACAACTCTGTGTTTTCAGTGAGGatcataaagtaaaattaatcCATAAACAATTCCTTGTTTAATACTTTTGCATACTGTGAGACTTTAAAGAAAGTCAAGTATCATAGTTAAATGAACAGAATTCTTTGTTCTGTGACACCTATTTTAGTTCATGTGAAGTTAGTGGGTTTCTAGttacacttaaataaatttaatttcaattccTACTTTCTCTTTAGAAAGTTGATAACATTTGATACCATACAAATAGGTTACATCCGGTTTTTGCTTTCCCTGCCATAGATTTTTTAGGGTTAAGTTTAACAATCTGagttcttgcttttttattttttggaagatgtTTTTGCATGTTGGTCTGGGTTGAATGCTTCTAAGTATCTGAAGCCATCTTTTAAtgaacttgcttttttttttttatgtacttatttttcaGGTCAAGAGCAATCTGAATCCAAATGCAAAGGAGTTTGTTCCTGGGGTGAAGTACTAAAATATTTGAGTAGACGGGGCCCTCTTTTGGTGGATGTAGCACAATTTCCACACTGTGAAGGCAGTATTAGAAGACTTACTTGTAAAAGCTCTCTCTTGTCACTGTGTTACACTTATGCATTGCCAAAGTTTTGTTAGTCTTGCATGCTTAATAAAAGTGCTGGGACTGTTATTATGTAAAAAGCtgtcaaacatttactgaaaatagAATTGGCCCCATGGCTTGATGTGAAGACAGCGAGGAAAGAAGCACCAATCAAGTTGTGACAAAGCACCAAATTAAGAGACCTCTAAATCttagtgaattttcttttttgaggctGAACCTGATCCCTTAGGGTTAAGTAGCTATCATGTGAGAAATACTGAATTCTCCTAATGTTACATCTGAGGAAGTATGTGATTTGAGAATTGTATCTTCCTGAGGAGTCAGTGCATCATAACTATGCCTGTGTGAAGTCTAACATTTGACCAATCCATAATCCAATTGAACTAAGAAATTGTAATGTGATTTGAGTGGTGCTTTTCCTTGCTTTGTTAACCATCACTACAATAGTCTGCAGCACAACTTTTCTTTTAACAAAGCTAGAACAGTTTTGGCTTCTTAAACTTCATATTTGGGTAGATTAAGCTGCCATACGTGTTCAGTGTGAATAGTgtttaagttgaaaatattgtaaaaaaattatattttttcaaaaatatttaaaaaaataaataatagtagaaCCGAGCTGATGGCTGTGTTTATTGATGCTGAATGCAGACTCTCCAGTGGTGATACTCCAGTGTGGGCTCAGTGCCTCAGGACAACCCTGCTGGCAAGATTTGCTGAGAGAGCAGACTTTATTAGATCCCATTTTGTCAAGTATGTTGTTATGCAAGTATCTGTCCAAAATACAGCAGTCAAATAAACCCCATAGCTCCTTCCATAACCCATGTTGATCGCCTCAGAATACAATGTGAGGGCAATTGTAGATACCCATGTTAAGAAACTTTAGCTGACCAATATAGTGGTAATCTTACTACTGTAACCTTAATTGGCTTCTACCCCTCACATTGCTGGTCTAATTGGACTGGTTTGCTATTTTCATTCATCTGGatcttcccctcttccccctcaCAAGCTTAGTTATAATATGTTTATGACTAATCTTTATTTGGGATAGGCTGTCGGTCAACAAGCAACTTCCTGATTCCACACAATCCTGCCTCATGGCCCCACTCAGTTGCTAATGCCCTCTGTGCTTTTATTGAGCTTATTGGGCTCAACATTAAGAAAGCCATGTAATCAGTTCTTGCTCACCTTCTccctggagtgtgtgtgtgtgggggggagcacCTGTGCCCCAGTCGTTTTTAATAGCTACTGCAACAAACTAATAAACAGGTTTTTTAAGAAACTCTGAAGCAGAGACGATCCTGCTTGGTTCTCGTTCTTTTTTGGAGCCATGATACAACCAGTCCCCTTTGTTCTCTTGACAGCTCAGCATCACAAGTGGCACAGCAGGCTGCCAAACACATGAGGCTAACAGATCCTTTCTGAGCTCAGATGGGGGCAAATAAGTTCATTTCTACATTCTGCCAAATTACCATAGTGCAGTATGATTGGAGATTATAAACTTAGGCATTGTAACCTAATGATTAAGAGCAAAGactagccagacttcctggatgGGAATCCAGTGATCCTGGGgtgacttaacctttctgtgactTAGTTTCCacctctttaaaatgtaataacaGTATCTATTTCAGGAGTGTGTAATTAATGTACATTAAACGCTTAAGATagtccctggcacatagaaagttcTATTTAAGTgattgttgttattgctgttaaGGAGTCATCTAGGCTAAACTCTCATTTTGTTGGAACTTTTCTTGTCTGTCTTAGGGAACATGCACATTAAAACTACTTTGATGTTTGGCTAGAGAGCCAGGCTTCTGCATTACAGGTAGAAATGGAAAGTTTCAGAGCATTGCTAACTCCATTTTGAAGTCCTTGGGATAAATGATCACCCCATCAGGGCCTATATGGCATAGTTTTAGGGTAACTGAAGTCATTCTGTTTTTGTGTTGTGACCATTATTGAAACAAGGTATATGAGAGGATTTTTCCTGTTCTTGTGCTATGTCAGTATTTGTCAATCTTTTCCATGTCATAAAATGTTACTTGTTTAGCATACTGGAGTACAGAGGTGAAGCTGGCTGTCTGTGGCTGAAGTTTATGGCTCATGGGCTCCAATTGATCCAGCTTCTGCCCAGATACCCAGAAGGCTGAAGGGATCATATGTCAGCATACTTGTAACCTCTCAGTGGCCCACACTTGTTGGGAAGTTCTCTCACTATAAAATAGCTAAGGAGTTCTACTCAAAATCCATATATTGACTTTTTACCCAGTCTACCTTCCCTTTGAAGACACTCAAATAGGTCACAAAAACGGAAACTGACTGAgtagtttgctttttctttggtTAAAGCATAAGaatgttgtaatttttttcagcCCTCCCACAAGAGCCATAGACTAACATATCCTACCTTTCCTAGAAGTAATTTTTTAGACTTTGGTGCTCGCAGGCCCAGTTTCTCTACTTTCCGGAGTATCTTCTGGAACTGTAAGCTGGTCTTTTGACCTTGAAGAAAATCCTTTGAAGACTGGGCAGATAGGAATGTATTTCAGAAAGGCAATCCTTTTCACCACGTTCATCCCAATAGGGAAGTCATAGCTCTTGAGGCCAGTAGACATCTCACTGTTGGCGTGGGCTCCGGCTTTCCACTGGATCAGACCTCGTTCCTCTGGGCTCCCTGCAAGAGGATAGTGGTGTCACTTAGCAGGTCCAGCCACCCTCTGTTACTTCCCCTTCCCATTACCTAGTCTGGAGGCAGACTTCTGGAATcaagtgtcttttttttcctcccccctttttctgccagctcttgctggctgccggccactcacggtggcacacagtagcccatggcagtACTAGGCAGCCCATGGCAGTACtaggcagcccacggcagcccatgccaacctccagctgctcaccccagcccagctccaggtagagctgttgttcacaatcttagctgtagagggcgcagttcactggcccatgtgggaatcgagccagcGACCTCTGCATTAGGAACACAGTGCtcccaaccacctgagccactaaGCTAGCCCCATCGAATGTTTTGATTCTCAAATATCTTCTGGTTCTAAAAAGTTGTTGAATCCATGATTTCTCAGCTCCTAACTTGGCCAGAGCTCTAGGGAaccttagagcaggggtgtccaaactttatTCAACGTTtctcaccaagggccatatgcggtaaaatacacaaacagcccggccactcactcgaggtgaagtacgtattgcctcacctggtttatttaagtaaacgaaatatatttttggaatttgctgtgggccaataaaaaatggattgtgggccgcagttggcccgcgagCCACAGTTTGAACACTCCTGCCCTAGAGGATACTGGTTATGATTAGTATTTATTGCATATCTGCAGTGTGCCAGGCTCTATATTAAgtgctttaattttattatttcttcaaaatacacCTTtaatggggtggccagttagctcaaatggttagagcaaggtgctaataacaccaaggttgctggttcgatccctgcatgggccagtgtgagctgtgccctccttaaaaaaaaaaaaaatacacctttaAAAGGTAGGTGTAAAGGCACTATTATACAAAATTTTATGATGAAGAAACAGGCAGAAAGCTTAAGTAATTGTCATCTTACATCTTGAGTATGGGACTAGTCTGTGCTGGACCGATGGGCACCAAATAGTAAAACACTACTAATCACTACTATTATGattccatattttgaaaataaattcttgtttttataaCA
This Rhinolophus sinicus isolate RSC01 linkage group LG10, ASM3656204v1, whole genome shotgun sequence DNA region includes the following protein-coding sequences:
- the PAIP2 gene encoding polyadenylate-binding protein-interacting protein 2 — translated: MKDPSRSSTSPSIINEDVIINGHSHEDDNPFAEYMWMENEEEFNRQIEEELWEEEFIERCFQEMLEEEEEHEWFIPARDLPQTMDQIQDQFNDLVISDGSSLEDLVVKSNLNPNAKEFVPGVKY